A region of Mustela nigripes isolate SB6536 chromosome 18, MUSNIG.SB6536, whole genome shotgun sequence DNA encodes the following proteins:
- the LOC132006590 gene encoding translation machinery-associated protein 7-like translates to MSGCENGKKPLQQPKKQAKGMDDEDKSFKQKHKEEQKELEKLNMAAKGKGPLVTGRIKNSGKKQAVPCALANGNP, encoded by the coding sequence aTGTCTGGCTGTGAAAATGGCAAGAAACCACTGCAGCAGCCCAAGAAGCAAGCCAAGGGGATGGATGATGAAGATAAATCATTCAAGCAGAAACACAAAGAGGAGCAAAAGGAACTTGAGAAGCTAAATATGGCGGCCAAAGGGAAGGGTCCCCTGGTCACTGGTAGAATTAAGAACTCTGGCAAAAAGCAAGCTGTTCCTTGTGCCTTAGCCAATGGCAATCCTTAA